The Dermacentor variabilis isolate Ectoservices unplaced genomic scaffold, ASM5094787v1 scaffold_12, whole genome shotgun sequence sequence aactttcttcaactgggcggcgatgtgtccactcattacgaagtaacagcccctgtgtcgactaaggcggtggcTGCATGTCCGTCAAGAAGCACGTCGaagtcggttgttctttgtcttgcattacagttgggtcttggcgtcggatcacggctgcgtcgcgttgacctgtggctggcatgtgacatcgtcaggtcgtctttcgtcgtcatattctttgcttccagatttcgtcgggatggcggcgtgtccttatgtcgtcgaggtagtctcttcgtagtcttcgtaggcggcggaggatcttcgtcagttcgacgaacagcaaccgcacctccatcggtcgctgcttttagttttccggatatgggcttacggaccggcctcgggctgggccagtgtatggacggcgctgcggcgacaggtagcggcctggtgatggcgaacgcgacgggcgtcgagagctccactgagtatcggcgaggtagtcggcgatatcgtgagagcgttcaccttgctgcgggcgcgaagcattgacggcgaaccctcgcagttccatctcccggtatgggcatcgtcagTAGACGTGATCCGcgtctccgcagtggtagcagagcgggcggtggtcaggagcccaccaaacgtctgtcttcctagagtagctgcgctgggcgacgggtgggcgtgctgccggtggcggcggtggtcgacggaattgcggcctTAGAGGGCCCTGCCGacgtcgtggagggggaccttgacggcgggcgacggcggcgtaggtcatcgcttccggctggggctgcgatgattgtggttgcacctcggaGACTCCGAGCAATCGCTGGAATTCTTCTTTGACaacttcggcgattgaggccactagAGGTTGCGATGAGGGGAAGATCTTCtcaagctcctctcgtacgactgccctgatggtctcgcgcaggtcgtcggtggtcAGTGATTGAGCCCTGGcatagcttgttggcttggtgcggcgGTCGGTTCCGCATTtctagtgtcttctcgatgctcgtcacCTCACGAacaaactcgtcgacggtcttcggtgggtttcttACCATTCCAGGGAAAAGTTATTCCTTTACAACACGCATCGGTAGGCgggctttcttctcctcggacatttccgggtcggcgtggcggaacattaaggagggtgcaatggaagtcggtggtaactccgtcaggcaggataccagtaaactatcgcaggagacgaaagatctgatcaagaaacacctatgtatgaaagcctctaaccctacagctagaatagaactggcagaactttggaagttaatcaacaagcgtaagacagctgacataaggaagtataatatggatagaactgaacatgctctcgggaacggaggaagcctaaaagcagtgaagaagaaactaggaattggcaagaatcagatgtatgcgttaagagacaaagccggccatatcattactgatatggatgagatagttcaagtggctgagaagttctatagagatttatacagtaccagtggcacccacgacgataatagaagagagaatactctagaggaaattgaaatcccacaggtaacgccggcagaagtaaagaaagccttgggaactatgcaaaggtggaaggcagctggggaggatcaggtaacagcagatttgttgaagcatggtggacagattgttcgagagaaactggccacgctatatacgcaatgcctcatgacctcgagcgtaccggaatcttggaagaacgctaacataatcctaatccataagaaaggggacgccaaagacttgaaaagttatagaccgatcaggttactgtcagttgtctacaaagtatttactaagaaaatcgcaaatagaatcaggaacaccttagacttctgtcaaccaaaggaccaggcaggattccgtaaaggatactcaacaatagaccatattcaaactatcaatcaggtgatagagaaatgtgcggaatataaccaacccttatatatagctttcattgattacgacaaagcgtttgattctgtcgaaacctcagcagtcatggaggcattacggaacccgggtgtagaagagccgtatttaaaaatactgaaagatatatatagcggctccacagccaccgtagtcctccataaagaaagcaacaaaatcccaataaagaaaggtgtcaggcagggagatacgatctcgccaatgctattcacagcgtgtttacaggaggtattcagagacctggattgcgaagaattgtggataaaagttaatgcagaataccttagtaacttgcgattcgctgataatattgccttgcttagtaactcaggggaccaattgcaatgcatgctcactcatctggaggggcaaagcagaagggtgggtctaaaattgatctgcagaaaactaatgtttaacagtctcggaagagaacagcaatttacaataggtagcgaggcactggaagtggtaagggaatacatctacttagggcagttagtgacggcggatccggatcatgagacggaaataatcagaagattaagaatgggctggggtgcgtttggcaggcattctacgatcatgaacagcaggttgtcattatccctcatgagaaaagtgtagaacagctgtgtctcaacggtactcacctacggggcagaaatctggaggcttacgaaaagggttctactcaaattgaggacgacgcaacgagttatggaaagaagaatgataggtgtaacgttaagggataagaaaagagcagattgggtgagggaacaaacgcgagttaatgacatcttagtcgaaatcaagaaaaagaaatgggcatgggcaggacatgtaatgaggaggtaagataacctatggtcattaaggcttacggactggattccaagggaacggaagcgtagcagggggcggcagaaaattaggtgggcggatgaggttaagaattttgcagggacgacatggccacaattagtacatgaccggggttgttggagaagcatgggagaggcctttgccctgcagtgggcgtaaccaggctgatgatgatgatgatgatgcggcggtacagacggctcatttctttaGTGAAggtcgcgatcgtctcattcggcagctgcgctctgctctccagtagagcttgggctcgctatttttgcacgacgcttgtaaatgtttgcaggaagtcGCTCCTGAACAGGTCCCAtatcgtcaaggtggcttctcgattttggaaccacgtcttggcggcgtcctccaatgcgaaatagacatgtcgcagcttgttgTCGCTCTCCCGGCTGTTAAATGTAGCGATCCTCTAATACGTCGctagccagctttccgggtcctcagatgtggaaccgcggaacgtcagtggttccctgggctgctgaagaattattggggccactgcggctgccattggggatgtcttcttggtcctttctggacgatcttcttggactgtctCCTTGGTCCtatctggtagaagaccgtgttTCGGGGGCAGCTTGCtgttccgggacgacgttggtgttgtcttttcgGTCCGGGTTAGATTACGACTTGTCGgcggcgtccggtacatgaacgtaaagcacctccaccatatgtcacgtggtggtgacgttgaagaacacagtagcaatactgttaacgacaaaacgaacttttattgggcgaacctgtgcccacaaaacaggctacaattatagcataacgatagcggcgaacacggtgggcgatcgtcgaaaacctgatcaacgggtcaagcgcgtcggcttttatacatgaatcgtcgaatgttccagactaatcgcggGGACTCGCGTGTCttcaacaaagttctacattattcgcgtcgcgcacacatgcaatcagttttCACAAGGTTCGGTCGTAGACAGCTGatggaatcatcgataacattcgagaaactttcgatacatgcaggtgcgtcctgcgctgtgcgataacatttcttaggtggTGAAacttgtcgcccgataaagagaaGTACAGGTGTCAATATAACTTGAAATTCATAGTATCCCTCTTAGTTCATTCCGAAATGAATACGTCCACTGCACATGTCGCTTGCATTAtagagggtcccgttgcagtctttgacttgggatcctcgtctgtatattgtagTAGTGTACTTACCTGAGTGCGGTACTTGCCACATGGAATACATAGGCCAGACTGAAACACCTCTCAGGATCCGTTTTAACAATCAGAGGTCGCATGCCAAGTCCAAACCAAAGctaccactctcgaaacatgttTACATGCCGTGTCACTCTTTTACCAATCTCAAGTAACGATACTCGAATGTGGATTCTTTACTAGTCATGACCATGAGCTTAGCGAATCGTGCCTTATTCATAAATTTAGCACTGTTTCGTCTCGAATAaatgacaaaaaaaggaaaattaacctatctaactttagattgagcacGAAGATACCACACATTGTAACGCATATATGATTTCTTCGTgccaattttttgtttatttattgcgtaTGTGGCTTTTCGACGCACATTCGGCTTGAATTTGTTGAGTAGTTGAACTCCTTTTTAGATAATTCGACGTTGCACTTAGAGCTGTCACGCGCTGACATTACGCCTATGCATGTGTATATGCGCGCCGTTTTGTTTTCTCTGCGCAGGATGAGGGTGTCCACTCGCACTTACctgagagtcatgtttgtatatTGCATATTGTTTCTCGAAcatatctgcatttcattttgttCTGTATTCCAATATGCGTCAAattgataatgatttatgattcGCAGTGAAATCTTTAGTCAGGGCACATGGTGCCCCctctgttcttgatgcagtgcTATTAAAACTATGTATTTAGGGAAGATACGgagaaggcaggagatggaaattaaagacgatgagcaaaacgagaacaaggtgaaagcaggagccaacgtttcgatatatggacttgtcttcttcaaggcgtgTATGAGCTAAAGCTATGTAAAATTTTTTCATGTGGCATTGTATTCTGAGGAAAGCTGGTCCACCTTGACTAAACATGTCTCACttctgagtgagtgagtaaagactttatttgaaaacaaggtattgacggatgaccttgttgttaggcagccacgagcccctgggcccgggcggcttcttcagctctctcgatgaccttggcctgcaggtcagggtcggagctgagcaacacggcctcccactgctcagtactacttatttcgtgatttgtgtgattttcggctgggcacgaccacataatatggaatagatccgctttttgcttacaatgcttacatgtattagggtattggtccgggtagtagtagtgataggctacggagttggggtaggtgttcgtctgaagtcgtctccaagctacttcttgtcgcttgttaagcgatttgtgtgctggcgggtacactgccctggctaacctgtagtgctgagttatttccttgtaactgaccatgcgatccctccctgaccctagcgtgagccgtccgggtgctcggttggcgagtcctcgagcggcggtgtgggcggcatcgttgccgggtagggaggagtgtgctggtgcccaaatgatctggattggtcgtgggtgttggtttgtgtctattatgtgttttacgggagccgagacccgacctttcgcaaaattgcgtactgctgctctggaatcgctaataatgtaatgacaatgtgtggaggctattgccagagcgatagccgcctcttccgctgtttcggagcttctggtgcgaattgaaccaccagcgcgtatttgacctgaggagtccaccactgcaagggacatacagttgcgttctatgtattatgctgcgtcgacatagactacgtctttgaaggagtggaatttctgatgtagggctttggaccgctcggccctcctttccttgtgtaattcggggtgcatgtttttagggagtggattaatttcgagatggcgcctctgatcgtgagaaatgtctactttaatgctttgcatcgactcgtagttgatgccgagattctggaggatgtttcgcccggcggcactctgagctagcctttcgtattgagatataaggtgcgcttctactagttcatcgagggtgttgtgcacacctagggctagcaatttagcgttggccgttcttataggtagcccaagagcctgtttataggccctccggataatcccctgtattttctctctctcagccgctttgaggcagaggtacggggtgatgtaggtgatgcggctgagaacgaaggcttgtaccaaccttatgaggttggcttctttcatgccagagtgccGGTTGgtaattcttgaaatgagtcgcatcgtctgctgaacgcatgcttccagtttatgaattgtgttgccgttgcgcccgtgagcttgcatgaagaggccaagtacacggatggtggtcaccaccgggatcgcgcctcctccggctcgcacagtgatttctgggggtggcgcagtgtcggatttgcggtttgtaggggctctgagtaggaagagttctgatttttgcggggagcaggcgaggcctttgtcggtaacgtacttttcaaccgtgtctacagcttgttgcagcgtggtttctatatctccatcgctacctttaaccacccacagggtaatgtcgtcggcatacagactgtggtgtagacctggaatctgattaagttgttccggtaatctgatcatcgctaaattaaagaggaacggggataagactgatccctgcggtgtgccacgacttccaagagggatcttgtccgattgtagttctcctattcttagttccgctgtgcggtggttgaggaaatctttgatgtagttgtaggtcctctggcccacacctaggtactgcagattctctagtatagcctgatgcgctacgtcgtcaaaggcctttataagatcaaggcccaggacagcccgggtaccattcttgggtatgtggtctagaacttggtgtttaagctgaagcatgatgtcttgcgtggaaagttttggacgaaagccaattatggagttcggcaataagttgttgtcctccgaaaaattgtggaggcggttaagtataacgtgctccatgagttttcctacTCACTTCTAAAATGTTCGTCACCTCTttcctgcacacacacacgcgcatgcacgcatgcgcgcacacacacacacacatagatagatagatagatagatagatagatagatagatagatagatagatagatagatagatagatagatagatagatagatagatagatagatagatagatagatacgtgcATAGATAGATACGTGCATAGATAGATACGTGCATAGATAGATACGTGCATAGATAGATACGTGCATAGATAGATACGTGCATAGATAGATAcgtgcatagatagatagatagatagatacgtgcATAGATAGATACGTGCATAGATAGATACGTGCATAGATAGATACGTGCATAGATAGATACGTGCATAGATAGATACGTGCATAGATAGATAcgtgcatagatagatagatagatagatagatacgtgcATAGATAGATAcgtgcatagatagatagatagatagatagatacgtgcatagatagatagatagatagatagatacgtgcatagatagatagatagatagatagatacgtgcatagatagatagatagatagatagatacttgcatagatagatagatagatagatagatagatagatacgtgcatagatagatagatagatagatagatagatagatagatacgtgcatagatagatagatagatagatagatagatagatagatagatacgtgcatagatagatagatagatagatagatacgtgcATAGATATCTCCCGAAAAGTGAGTCGAGTATCGGAAGAAtgattaaaaaaacacttgcactGTCGCGGTGAAGCAGCCAGCACAGGGGCGCGGCACACAGCAAATTGGCGACTGCTATGGCGCGCATCAGCCACGAGAAGCCGATGGTCTGGAGCAGGAGACCAGCAGCTGCAGGGCCTAGGCACCAGATAAGACAACAGGCGTATGTTTGTTTATTATGTACATATAGACTAGATTATTACAGTCGATTATAATGCAGTGCTGGAGACTTGAAATTTCATCGTTATCTCAGTCACTTGGTTGCAGAGATCGCGCACCACACCTCCCACAATACAGAGGGCCATAGTATTATTCAACAAgataaaacatttatttaacaTAAATTGAAGACAGTCTTAGTGAACTAGGTCACACATTTTTTGGCAACACTCGGTCTGACAAAATGTGCTAGTGCAAACCACCTTATTGTGCCGAGGTTCAGGGCATGCTGCTTAGCGCAACATGGGGGCGACGCAAGGTCGTCGAATGTAATTATCGCCTCCCTTCCTATAACAACACGTGACATACAGGTTTAGTGATTCCTGCAGCAGCACAGCATGACTTGCTGGCTAGGACATTGCGCTGAAGAGCTCGATcccggccgcattttgacggcGGGGGAATATAAAGACGTGTAGCGTCATTATAgcaaagaaccctaggtggtctgAATCACTCCGAGGTGCTGACTGTGCCGTGCCCTGCAATCGAATCGGCACGCAAAATCCTATTATTTCGTTCAAATTGTGAACATTCGCTGGCACCGGCGCGCGCGTCGAGCGCGTCGCCGCCGTTAGTGCGAGCGCAGGACGAGCCGTATGTGGAGCGCTCTGCGGCGCATAGCCTTATTTGCAAGGCGACAAGGGACAAGGGGAAGCCTGAATTATTTTGGGGTACGCGAAAATTCATTGCAGTGGCCTTAGTTGTAGAGGCGTTCGCAATACGTAATCAACATGAGAGTTCGGCTTGAACACAATTGATGCAGGTCATTTTGATGTCTGGGCATTCGACTGTCTTTCACTTTATTAAAGCAGCGCTGttgcaaaaacaaaataaggaCAATCATTTGGTGTCATATATGGGCTTCTGTCCAAGTGTTGTTCAAGTTTGGGGCTGTACCTAAGGTAAGAGTGCACCAAAAGCGCTGTTGTGCGCTTAGCAAATATAGATCTTGGTAGAGGATACAGATAGTAAGGATTTATATCGGCTGCTATTTTTCCTTCTCCGTTATTCGTTGGAACGCCAAGTTTCTCGGGTAGTGATCGGCAGTGACTATTAAACGCTCAATGAAAGATATGTAGCCAAGATGGACAAGAAATGTTTACAGATGAACCTTGCTACGCGTACAGTGCCCGCGTACTTCAGCTACGGCACAGGGAACAATAGAGCTAGCAGTGTCGCACTCTTGTCCTGTCTAAATggctgttagagcccagactacTGTACGGCGCCTCCTAAATGTATCAGGAAATCTGAATACTGCCCAGTGTCCTTCTAACGTACATCATGCGCAGTATCACTGGTCCATCAGCAGTCGATATTTTAGCGCAGGCTAACGGACAGAAGAataacagaagaataagaatgggctggggttcgtttggcaggcattctcagatcatgaacagcaggttgccattatctctcaagagaaaagtatataatagctgtgtcttaccagtcctCACCtgcgaggcagaaacctggaggcttacgaaaagggttctactcaaattgaggacgacgcaacgagctatggaaagaaaaatgataggtgtaacgttaagggataagaaaagagaagattgagtgagggaacaaacgcgagttaatgacatcttagttgaaatcaagaaaaagaaatgggcatgggcaggacatgtaatgagtaaagaagataaccgatggtcattaagggttacggactggattccaagggaagggaagcgtagcagggggcggcagaaagttaggtgggcggatgagattaaaaagtttgcagggacggcatggccacaattagtacatgaccggtgttgttggagaagtttgggagaggcctttgccctgcagtgggcgtaaccaggctgatgatgatgatgaacggacAGCATGTCGTCTGGATTATTATAACTCAACCTGACAAAAAAGGGCACTAGGGCCGTTGGCCAGTCCCACAGATGCAACTGCCAATTCAAGTTTGGTGTGCCACAACCCGCGAGAATTGCATCccagagcgtttccacgcctctgggatgcaacctgctcgccagcatttgttgatgtatgccgtaagagcggttatcgaggcatcatcgaggtttcttagagtcttgttcgtaaccttgtcgggaccaggtgctgatttgccattaaggtcgtggagagctgcgcggatctctgactcgtgaaattcttcatcgagtgtcacatttgtctctccagtgtaatccccgtgttgaacatcgggccgtcgagggaagtacttggctaggaggcgtgtcacgagctggtgatcactcgtggtagcctgttccttgtgcaaaaggcgttgcaggtttgcttgctgagcagacttgctctgcgtttcccccaagaggtgacgaaggagacgccacgtgctgccattgtggagctgcccatcgactgcgttgcagatgtcataccactgttggcggcttaaggtccggcaatggtcttccagctggcgattgatatgtgcgatcttcttacgaagctttcggttgtgcctttgctgcttccatcttgcgtttagtgacgtcttggcttcccagaggtgggctagtcggctgtcgatcttgtcaacctggaattcgggtgcgagcgtctgcgtcgccttgttcatgtcgtcgttgagcgtctccatccatgcctcgatgttatcgatgttctcctcacctctctgttcagctcgctgctttcggaatttgtcccagtccgtccatttgaatagcttaggaaaagggggtgtacccgcctgaggaattcgtgtttctatgatcatgtggtcactaccgagatcttcaaaggtattgcgccacattgcttgagggatgttacggaccgccgttaggtctggtgtcgtgtcccgtgccgtagaggtgcccgtgcgggttggcgccgtgggatcggtaataagagttaattcggcatcatgtaggtcctgccacaggcgtcgacctttggcggtagtgtagccatagccccaggcctcgttcggggcgttaaaatctcgccccaccagaaacgggtttgcgcccgccaaggagagcgcccctcggaacagagagaggaaacgagcccgtgagtgagccggattactatatacgttgaggagaaataaactgtggttgcgtgttctattgggaaggagctctacaagcatgttttccgcatgtgtgccgcttacgctgtgttcttgcaccactattcctttccgaattaaaattgcaagtccgcgatcaacgggaatcggcgaggcattcgcagtgtaacctggaagttttggtacggtacctactgtttcttgtatcattatgatgtcgggtttgggttgcgcgtgtcggacgtactgttgcagcagtggttgcttcttagtgaagccccgacagttccactgccacaccacgagctcgttagtggggctggccatcgtggtgctgtacttgtgcgttacGTGAAATAGGActagggtgaatgactgtagggcccatggtgggcatcatttccatgcctgggcgaaggcctatgtgagtctcgattttgtctatatggatttcaaccctgtctgttcgagcagtgaggttattgaccgcaacgccgatgttgcggatcccggtttgaatttctgaaagcagcttcctcatttcttcttgttctttccgccagtcatttatcgtgacatgtgctttgcgccaatcacttactgctgattcgaggttctcgagctgttgagactcggaactggccgccgcgcgtttctttgtgggcggcgccgcattgtcgttaccgttcgtgacgggagtcgggactaaagcaggttgaggtatagatgtctgcgccatcgactgtttaatctctcgaatttcttgggttaattgtagcacgaccgtacgtaattgtgcgttttcgcgctgcatttcttccaatgccacatccctggggtccctcttattattgggttcggaggcagtagctccctgagccttgcgtctcagcgagcccttaaccgcatctgcccagctcaccttgtcaggtaggtccgaatcttgctggccggcttgcttcggacgccgagagctcgaacggctacggctcggcccgggggttttgctgcgcgcccggctccgagacctgctctgccggcgggatggaggccccgcaaccgagcgagaccgggcccggcctcgagagcgggagcgggaggcaggtgggaaatgttcgtcgtagttctgttgctgtagctcgagggcggcctccgccgctgccctctggcggtctccgcgtcgtttcttaacaagatagggggtcttgaatcgagccttgcaggccttgtccgcggtgggatgcgctcccccacaaaggtgacaccttggcgtgcatgtgtgattggggtctgggttcgaggctccgcagcctctacacacacggtcttgggggttcgggcagacgtccatgcgatgtccgacgcgtccgcactggtggcacacgtcaatctgctttctgtacaaggtacacctgagcatagcacccccgtagtacacccacgttggtactcggccaccatcgaaggcgatgatgaccgacgtGGTCTTGCTGAGTCTTTTGGCCGCTAAGGCATTCGGGTTCCTCTTGTTGACTATATTGAGGTGAATGTCCTTCGCGTCTTCTTCGAGAGGAATGCCTCGGACGACCCCCTTGACTGTATAGTCGGGCGCAGTTTCATATGCCCGTATCTCGAACTGGTGTCCGTCGACCTCAAAGCTGTCGAGTCGGCGGTACCGTTCTGCATTAGGAGAGTGAGGGGTTCTCACAACGATGATATTTTGCTGAATATTTGGGCAGACAATGTCttccgtggcgtcttgtggaGATACGTTTGCTGCCCTATATAAGGCCGAAGCGAGGCGGACGACCCCG is a genomic window containing:
- the LOC142566215 gene encoding synaptic vesicular amine transporter-like, translating into MPLLALRLESRQLGSYGAVYAVVETAVSLAYCFGPAAAGLLLQTIGFSWLMRAIAVANLLCAAPLCWLLHRDSARKR